A genomic stretch from Pristiophorus japonicus isolate sPriJap1 chromosome 6, sPriJap1.hap1, whole genome shotgun sequence includes:
- the LOC139265564 gene encoding serine protease 23-like: MSRLQILAIILYFVNQSLLSDTERNTTWHRHKIPVFLPQETVKLDKPRFSAKARLELMTHCNVECLWREAHPTLEDLKENLSYETVYTNGTRTLTVVDILDFDSNALLSKQDTTRRSRRKRQIFGADGRFDIRGKKFLLNFPFSTTVKISTGCTGILVSDRHVLTAAHCIHDGKDYVKGAKKLKVGFLTENPKAQLTKNSTFPPKLLTRWSRVKRTQVPKGWIRSQNDLVMDYDYALLELKRPHDRPHMEITVMPTAGQVAGNRIHFSGFDSDRPGQLVYRFCPIINETPDLIYQHCDAQPGSSGSGVYAKLWLPEKHDWERKIVGIFSGHQWVDLNGVQQDYNVAVRITPLKYAQICYWIKGTYRDCRSD; encoded by the coding sequence ATGAGCCGGTTACAGATCCTAGCCATTATTCTGTATTTCGTCAAccaatccctgttgtctgacacagAGCGCAACACGACTTGGCACAGACACAAGATCCCAGTGTTCCTTCCCCAAGAAACAGTGAAGTTGGACAAACCCAGATTCTCTGCCAAAGCCAGGCTGGAGCTGATGACCCACTGCAACGTGGAGTGCCTGTGGAGAGAAGCTCACCCTACCTTAGAGGACTTGAAGGAAAATCTCTCTTATGAAACAGTTTATACCAATGGCACTCGAACCCTCACCGTGGTGGACATCCTCGACTTTGACTCCAATGCCCTGCTCTCAAAACAGGACACCACCCGGCGCTCACGCCGCAAGCGGCAGATTTTTGGGGCGGATGGCAGATTTGATATTCGTGGAAAAAAATTCCTACTCAACTTCCCCTTTTCTACAACGGTGAAGATCTCCACTGGGTGCACAGGCATCCTGGTGTCAGACAGACACGTGCTAACAGCAGCGCATTGCATCCATGATGGCAAGGATTACGTCAAGGGGGCAAAAAAATTAAAGGTTGGATTTTTAACAGAGAATCCCAAAGCCCAGTTAACAAAAAATTCAACGTTTCCACCAAAATTATTGACAAGGTGGTCACGTGTCAAACGCACGCAGGTGCCAAAGGGTTGGATACGATCGCAGAACGACCTGGTTATGGACTATGACTATGCTCTGCTGGAATTGAAGAGGCCTCACGACAGGCCGCACATGGAGATCACAGTCATGCCAACTGCAGGCCAAGTGGCTGGCAACAGAATCCATTTTTCGGGATTTGACAGCGACAGGCCTGGGCAGCTAGTGTATCGATTTTGCCCAATAATCAATGAGACGCCCGATCTCATCTACCAGCACTGCGATGCCCAGCCGGGCTCCAGTGGCTCTGGGGTGTATGCCAAATTGTGGTTGCCAGAGAAACATGACTGGGAAAGGAAGATTGTTGGAATATTTTCAGGACACCAGTGGGTGGACCTCAACGGGGTGCAGCAAGATTACAATGTGGCGGTTCGCATCACACCGCTGAAATACGCACAGATCTGTTACTGGATCAAAGGGACTTATCGCGATTGTCGTTCCGATTGA